The following nucleotide sequence is from Rhineura floridana isolate rRhiFlo1 chromosome 9, rRhiFlo1.hap2, whole genome shotgun sequence.
ATCACATTCACtggattcatttcatttttaaaaaacaaaacaaaccagcaAAGCTTTCAGAAAGGTGGTTACACCAAAGCAAATCTCATAGAGTTCATTGGAACTAATTTCCTGgtgagtgtgtttaggattgcagctttaggtgcagggttttttgggggggggtaatgaCGACTGGCATATTCAACTCCTCCTGCCCCTCAACTTTGTCTGTTGATAGTACCTATAATAATGCATATTTAGGTACAGTTTCGATTTTGTTTTGAGCACTTGGTGAGTGTGATTGCAACTTGTTCCCGAGGGGGATTTTGACTGCTAACAGACTGTACACTGAGGTTAGTTTTAGAAGTTGTGGTGAATGTAAGCATCCAAGGTGTATGGAAACAGAAAAGAGACATCTTTGGGTGGACCACCCATGTAAGGACTTACCAGTCATCCATGGTCCGATAATGAAAAGTTGGTGTACTCCTTAACCTTGATCAGATGTTGGAGGTTATAAATGACAATTCGCTTTGGTAGATGGAATTGTCCGTGTCAATGAATCTAAGTATCGGACTCTCTATTTAGTGACTGAATTTTTCAAATTTAttaatatataagactggaaagactttttttttaaaaaaatctgaaataggaatacaagatggattttttttttaaaaaaaaaccctttcataAGTCTGTCGGCCGGCTGAAATTGCAATCCAGCGCAAACactaggctgcaaccctaaaggCACTGACTGGGAATGGTGATAAGCCCTGTCGAACGGAGTCAGATGTACTTCTGGATaaactgagagactgtgactggcccaaggtcacccagtccttatggctgagtggggacatgaaccctggtctcccaggtctaacTCTAACTGCACTGGCACAACAACTCATTCATTTCTCTGCATTAGGCTCTTGTACGGCAGAGGGTTGATGCTCTCGCTTTTGCCTTCCCAGTCCGGCCctggccgccgccgccaccgctcCGTGGAGGCGAGAGCGTTCATCCGTGTGACCAGGCAAAGCAGAGCGAGAGGCTGGTTGGGGCAAAAGAAGCAGAGAAagctttggacagctccttttttcgctgtccaagaGGAGCCGTGCGGAATCGCAGCGTCTCGCCGCAGAGTCAGCGGCCACGGACTGCACACGCGGCTCTGCCCAGACGGGGAGGAGGCGAGCACGATGCCGCTCATTTACGGCGGCTTGCTCCGCCCCCGGGGCTGAGGAACCCTCCGCAGGCTCAGCCACGCAACAACTACGCTCGCAAACTCTCGCTGAAGCGAGGCGCGGCCGAAGATAAGCGGAAGCGCCGCTGTCTCCTCACCTCGCCGGCTTCTTCCTGTGCGGGGAACTTCGCACTGCAGACCCGAAAGGCGAGAGACGCCGCATTTCAGAGTTCTCGGGAGGCAGTGAAGGCGAAACCTGCGTCGATTGTTGATGATCAGTAATACTTTTCTTTTCCAAATAATTTATGGAGCGCCTCAGACACTAGGAACAGGCAATAAAtcagttaaaaaaattattcGCAGGTTTATAATTATAACAACAGCGACCATCAAGAAAGggaaaagaacacaaaaagagtGTCTATCATGCATATTTTAAAGGAGCAAGAATCTTGCTCGAAAAACAAGTTGCAAAAGCAGGAACCTTGATTTCCATCTGTGAACCGCTCCACAAGTCCATCCATCCATTATCCTGCCCGCTTCtctctcactcattcactcacacacacacacgaatttGAGTATGCCAGTGTTCACCCTTGAAACATGGAACAGAGTTTCTCAACTACTATTCAGAGTGCACTTTGCTCTCAAGACTTGCACCTCACACAAAAAAAATACTTCCGGCCCCACTTAAAGTGATTTTAAGCCTATCTCCAGCTGTTGGTATGCACCTGCAAAAGgcaaaaataaagttttaaaacaGATTGACGGGCATACCGGAAGCTGGCTTTACACTCCCATTTCAAACTGCCTGCATTTTTTGTGCCACCTATGAACAGATAGGTTCTATCTGTGTTTAGCCCTCCATTCATTTTCCCCCATAGAGTTGTACACTTTGCGGGATCACCTTTTGGTATATTAACTTCTCTCCCTGTAGAGAAGTGTGGATGGGTGGGTAGGGGGAAGACAAGACAGTTCCACCTTCAGTTCCCTCCTCCTTTGCACTCTAGTGAAACTGATAAGGTCTGGAgagagtcttgtcaatttcataaATGGCCCTTCCCCTGCTACCATTTCCCCACTCTTGCCCCAGGAGGCGGATCAGCAGTGTTTGTTTTTTCATTTAAAAGGGTATGTAAGTACACTGGTGCTGGTGGCACAGTAAtcatttaattttctttttaaatgaagaaaCTCACAATGAATCAGTGACACTGGCAGAAGTGGTGAGCTGAAGGAAATTGCATGGGATGTTGTAGAAGAATAATTGGGTGATATCACCTGAATGTAATACAAGGGCAGTGTGAACTAGCATTGCACCAGATGCAGTATAAGCCAGTAATTTGTCTTTTTCTGCATCACGTGGAGGTGGTATGGTGACATGCAAAGAGAAAACCCTTAATTTGTGAATATAATGCATGTTAGGTGGGAAAGCTTCTCTGATAATGGGAAGGTCATTTTGGTCTGTGATCTGCTGCTGTGACCTCtcttacacagagagagagagctctgctGTGCATCTCTGCATGTAACAAAGAAGCACAACCCTTCTGTTTACTTCCATCCAGTCCCTAGGCACAGTTACTCTGCTGCTGTAATTGTAAATGTACATCccttgtttttattctttttaggagttttgaactgtttttaggAGGTTGTTTTTGCTACATAAACAACTTTCTTATTTTCAAGCCTAAACGTTTCAGTGTGCTGATTAAgtgaaaccacacacacacacatgggggggggagagatccattTGCAAGCTTAGTTAACatttagaagttttaattgtgtggttttattattgatatgtttgccaccctgcgcTCCTTTGGAAGAAattcaggatatacatttaattaataaatagttGTAACCTTGCTAGAAGCTTGGTAAGTTGGCATGTCTTTTTCAAGACTGTAAACCTATTTGAATTTATTTGGTGGGGGGAGAtttattgataaaatacaataaacaaaataGTCTTTAGTTCCTACATTTCTGCCTCACTGCACACACACCATTCAGCTCAAAGATGTGCACAGATCTACACAGCAATTCCTTTTTTAGTTGCAACCTTGGCAAATGCTCTACTTTCCTTTGCAATGTCTGTTGCAACATCTGTTGCAACTTTCTGTTGTAACCTCTAGTGACTTTATTAAGGCCATGGTTGGGAACGTCACTGGGGAGAATCAGGGTTGTGAATTTCATCAAGTCTTCCTATCAGTGAAGGCTGGagactctgatgtcagtgggccagtgaatccactccaggttttagtttgaactttcaagcagctgtccatggtgcttAAAGCTGAAAGCACCTCGgcctgctccttgaaagttcagactacaaTCCAGAAtgtattcactgccccactgacatcaaagccACCATCCTTCACAGCTTCCTATCTTTCCCCAAATAATTCAAGCAATGGGTTGTGTTATTCAGAATGACCCACTAAGATGACCGAACCTTAGTAATTTATGTCTGTTAACTTTAGTGGatttactctaagtaggactagcgttGAATACTAGCATTTCTAGATTTGGAACCCACATTCAGTCATAAAGCTTGCTGTgcgaccttgggtcagtcacagtctcctgagctccttggagaaaaggtgcaatataaatgtgacaaataaataaataatcatcttGCAATGTGGGGATCACTATTAGTATTTTTTAATACctttgtttttctccctctgtttgtttttcctactttttctccTTACCTGCCATTCTCCTGCTCTTTCTTGTCTTCTTTAAAATCttcataataaaaaagaaaactcTTGGTGCTGTTGCTGATGTCTGCTTTGAGACTGAAGCCTGACCTCAGTTTGGCTCCCAAACCCCTTGCCCGTTGACAACTAGTGGTCTATACCCATCTGTCTAAAGTCACTGAAGACCACAATAAATGGTTTTCAAATACAGTAACATCCGGAaccctggaagtaaataaaaACTCCCCTCCAGGTCGTGTAAAACTTTAGCAGTTGCATGTCGGATAGTCATTCAACAGATGACATTTTACCCTGCCCCTTTTGATTTTGATGGCTTTCGCTTCAAATAAGAAAGGCAGCTTGTAAATACAgctttagagggttttttttaatcctcagttTATGATTTAACTGTAGATTGCATATGAAAAGTGCCTGTCCTTTAAGTGACTACCAATGAGGGTGGGGTAATTTGTAACGCAGTGCTTCCCCCCGTTTACACCTCATTTGTGGCGCCGCCTATGCCCCCCCTCTCGAACAGCTGGGAAAGTCGAGGTTTGTTACGTTTCAGACTGGCAAGGGTTAGCAAGCAGAAAACTGTGAGGGGGGGCTGGAGTGATGGCAAGCGGCGAAATCCTTATTTCAGAAATAGAACACTGCCTAAATTCGATCTACTCTGCTTTTGGTTTAAAACACCCAAAGGAGCCTGCTTGTGATCGcacacctcctcctcccccccttccttccttccttccttccttccttccttccttccttccttccttccttcatttaaAGATGGGTAAAGCAGCTTGCCTTTCGTGGGCCGCCCCTTTGGGGTCTGAGGAAGGGTAGGCAAGACTCTTGGACCTCCTTCGACCTACTCCTCCCTCACCCCCACCTAATGAGTTGCTGAAAGGGAGCAGGTTCCAGCGCGCGTGGCTAGTGGAACTCTCCGATTGGCCAGCTGCGCCTCGCGACCCCCATTCATTAATAAATTAGCGGCACGCTCCAGCCGAGCGCAAGGCACCAATCACACCCCAGAGCTGTCTAGGCTGCGCCACACACTTTCGAGGgatcagatgaaaaggagaagggaATAAGGGAGGGGTGAGTGGTAAGGGGGCTTGACACGGAGGGAGGGAATGAGAAGCAACcttcctacccccacccccacccccacccgaaagggagaaagaaagaaatgagcgATGGTaatgaaatgaaaagaaagactaaacctggggagggggaagagggaggtggCCCTGGGGGTAGGCTTGATTGTTGTCCGGGGGGTATATAAGGGGTTTTAAGGAGAGTCGTGTGCCAGACGCACAGCCGCTGAAACACAAGCAGCTTCGCTTTAACTGGAGGCTACGGGCGCGTGCCAGCAACTCGCCCCTCCAGGCTGTCCGCCTCTTGCGCGCGTGCACACGCGCGagactcttctctctcccccctctccgtACCCCGGCAAAACGGGTCTGGGCCCACACCAGCGCCCCGCGGCCGTGGGACCCTCTCCAGCAGTAGGGAGGAGAACGGCGCTGGGCCAAGCTCAGCTTGAAGCTTTGCACCGAGGGGCGGTGCGGAGCGAGGGAGAAGCAACCAGACTCGTCCCTTGGCcaaaaagcaaacaaagcaaAAAGCGCCGAGCGAGATCCGACCGCCTCTAAAGGAGAGCCAAGTAAGTCCCAGATGCGCTTGGATGGAAGCTGGGATGTAGTTATTGATTTATTTTCGAGCTGCCGGCGAAAGTCCCTCTAAGTTGGCCAAGCGCAGTCGCAGTGGCTCGCTCTGTCTCCACTGCTGGACAGGCCGCAGCCTGTGTTAATACTAGATGGGCAAGGCAGCCGGGTCCTTTCCATCATATTCTTCTCAGGGGCTGGCTGGGTTTCTCTTCCTTAGTTCACTGTTGGTACTTTGACAGGACAACACTGGgaagaacctggggccttttgagCGCCAAAGCGTTTTACAGAAATGAAGGGGACTTACAGAGGGTACCAGTCAGATCCGTTAAAAGCAATGGGATTCGGACTATTGTCTTCGAAGGGTTGTGGGCGGGAGCCCTCAGTCCCAATTCCCTCCCGCTCTCTCCGATGGAGTTAACTCATTCGTACTGGATTGCGCTTGATTATGCTGATGCTGAAGTGTGCATGCCTATCGACTTGAACCGACATCTTCATAGGAAAGTGTGGGGAGGAAGGGGTTAATTGGTGAGAGGCTCCACCAGCTTCTCTGGCTTGTCAAACTCCAAGCACGTGGAGTCAGAAAAGTGAAATTGACAAGCGGCCGCCTCGGCAGCGCCAGGgagatggggtggggtgaggcTTCAGTTATCTATCGATTCTACACCATGCATGTCTGGGGCGGTCCAGGGACTGGGACGTTCGCCAGGCGCGCGGGAGCTCCGGTTTCCATTCCATGACCTAATGGCTTCTCTTTGTGCCTCTTCCCCGTTTCAGGATGTTCGTGAAGCCGGAGAGCCTGGagctgaaggaggaggaagccttaCTGCTTGGAGCGCGGTCTCCCcccgcctcttcctcctcctcctcctctctcacgCCCTTCTCCTCCGGCTCCGAGGGGGAGGACGACGACGAGGAGGAAACGTGCCGCCCTCTCTCCCCCTCGGGGCCAGCGGACGACAGAGCCGGAGAAGCCTCCGAGTTAGCGCGTTTGCGCCATCTCGGCTTGAGGACACAGGAATGCAAGAGGCGGCCCGGGCGAGCGCGGAACAATCCTCGAGCCACCAAAACGGTAGAGACGGTCCAGCGGCTGAAGAAGAGCCGCCGCCTGAAGGCCAACAATCGCGAGCGGAACCGGATGCACAACTTGAACGCGGCGCTGGACGCCCTGCGCGAAGTGCTGCCCACTTTCCCCGAGGATGCGAAACTGACTAAGATCGAGACGCTGCGCTTCGCCCACAACTACATTTGGGCGCTCAGCGAGACTCTCCGCTTGGCCGATCACGGCGGCGGAGGGGCAGCGGTCTTCTCCGAGGCGGTCCTGGGAAGCGCGAACTGCAGCCCTTCTCCAGCCTCCTCCTGGAGCTGCACCACCAGCCCCGCTCCCTCGGCCGCCTCTTCCACGTACAGCTGTACTTTGTCGCCCTCCAGCCCCGGCAGCTCCGCCTCGGAGCTGGACTACTGGCAGCCAGACAAGCCTCGCTATGCGCTGTCCAGGGATTTGATCTGACGCCCGGTTGAGTCCCCCACCAAGCCCCGTCTGTTCCCCATGCAAAAGTGTAGCGATCGCGCTCTCAGGGTTGCAGGGCCGCTGAGCTTATCTTAGCGCGCTCAAAACAAAACGAAACAAGCGAACAGGGTCAGGGCCTGGCACGAACATGGGAGCAGATCCGCCAGTCCGGAGCGGCGGGCGCGCCGGAGGCCTCCGGCAACTGGCACATGCGGCCTGCCTCACCCCTCGGACTTCTCCTAGAGATGTTCTTGGCTCGGCTCTGTCCTCCCCTCTCTTTCACTATATCAGCTCCCCATTTGCGAAGCGTGGCGGCATCTGCTTGCTTCCCATTGCCCGCCTGGAGGCTGTGGGAATTTCACCAGCCAAACCAAACTTTCTCTTTCTGATGTGCACTTTCCCACATTGGCCAGGCACAATGTCCTTTGTTTCATCTTTCTCCCTCTGACACACTCACTCACGCGCACACTTTTTTCTCAGCACCCTCTTCCCCCATTTTGCCATCTGTCTCCTATGACTGGCTGGATGGAAAGAGAAAATAaaagtgctgtttgtttgtttgtagatCAGGTTAGAAGTCATTGTATAATTTGTAGGCATTTGTCAAGACTGAATGCCAGCTTGGAAATTTAGGGCAAACTCTTTATTATAAGGATGGGGTGGGGGATATGgaggtgaggtggggtggggatcTGAATCAGGAGGGGAGACTGGCTCATGTATTATTTATCTCGGCCCTTTAGGGGAAGGGGAACTTCTCCATTAAAAAATATCAGCAGACTGTGAAAAGTTCAGCAGACAGGGAGCACTGCCTGCAATCAGCCACGCATGTGTTTGCTTCTATTTATTACACAGGAAAATAAAAGTGGGGTGGATATGTATTTTTTGTATATTTCACAGAGTTTATTCTAGTGTGTATTTACAGATGCAGAGCAAGGACATTGTTCTTGAAGTAAAACAAATAtatgaataaaatatataattttcATAAGATGGGCTGGTGGTTATCAATGACTATTTCTTACAGTTGCATATTAATTTATCAACTACTGGTTACCCTAGCAGATATCCACCTAAGGCTGCTTGGTAAATCAGAGTTAATCTTGACTTGGAAGGAATTCCTACAGATCAAAATGGTGACCTTATATGAATTGGGTCAGGTTGTATTCATACTATTTATCTGCCTGGCAAAAGGATACCAGGCAAGCATCCCTTTAGAAAGTCAGCAGTAAAACTTTCTCTGATATACTCCAGTGGATCTGGGTTGCACCACAAACAAGTTGGATATGGAGGTGTGTGATTGTGCATGTATAGACACATATATTGACTAAGAGCTACTCCCTTTTAAAAGTCAGACAGCCTGAACAACAAACCACTTCAGCTGGATAACATGGATTTCAGCTGACCTAGTCCCATAAGAAAGAGCATATTAGGAAATCAACC
It contains:
- the NEUROG2 gene encoding neurogenin-2, with the protein product MFVKPESLELKEEEALLLGARSPPASSSSSSSLTPFSSGSEGEDDDEEETCRPLSPSGPADDRAGEASELARLRHLGLRTQECKRRPGRARNNPRATKTVETVQRLKKSRRLKANNRERNRMHNLNAALDALREVLPTFPEDAKLTKIETLRFAHNYIWALSETLRLADHGGGGAAVFSEAVLGSANCSPSPASSWSCTTSPAPSAASSTYSCTLSPSSPGSSASELDYWQPDKPRYALSRDLI